One Euphorbia lathyris chromosome 1, ddEupLath1.1, whole genome shotgun sequence DNA segment encodes these proteins:
- the LOC136200889 gene encoding carboxylesterase 1-like, with the protein MPENQPKTSINSPKSDFRNLIISNPDGTYTRHIQFPSISPNPNSSSSPILTKDIPINTSNQTYLRIYLPRHLLTTTTNHRLPLLIYFHGGGFVFSTPSSTINHDFCYLLSQHINAVIVSVRYRLAPEHRLPAAYDDAIEALQFIKMSDEHWLTQFTDVSRCFLMGTSAGGNIGFHVVSRSFKLDLEPLKIRGLILHHPFFGGLERTQSEIKMAFDSILPLAGNDFLWELSLPEGSDRDHEFCNPVTGFDLEKFEGVRVLVLGCYGDPLFDRHVELVKMFEEKGVKIVKHFGEGLHGWEVNDLRKAELIFPVLNDFMSSCVI; encoded by the coding sequence ATGCCGGAAAACCAACCTAAAACTTCCATCAATTCCCCCAAATCCGATTTCAGAAATTTGATAATCTCAAACCCAGATGGAACCTACACTCGCCACATTCAATTTCCATCAATTTCCCCAAATCCaaattcatcttcctctccAATCTTAACAAAAGACATCCCAATCAACACTTCCAACCAAACATATCTCCGAATCTATCTTCCACGCCACCTCCTCACCACCACCACCAACCACCGTCTCCCTCTCCTCATCTACTTCCACGGCGGCGGCTTTGTTTTCAGCACTCCCTCATCCACAATCAACCACGACTTCTGCTACCTCTTATCACAACACATCAATGCTGTCATTGTCTCAGTCCGGTACCGTCTTGCACCGGAACACCGTCTTCCGGCGGCTTATGATGATGCTATAGAAGCACTGCAATTCATCAAGATGAGTGACGAACATTGGTTGACTCAATTTACTGATGTATCAAGGTGTTTTTTAATGGGAACCAGTGCAGGTGGAAACATTGGATTTCATGTAGTTTCACGTAGTTTTAAATTGGATTTAGAGCCATTGAAGATTAGAGGATTGATTCTTCATCATCCGTTTTTTGGGGGTTTGGAGAGGACTCAATCGGAGATTAAAATGGCTTTTGATTCAATTTTGCCGTTGGCTGGGAATGATTTTCTGTGGGAATTGTCGTTGCCGGAGGGTTCTGATAGAGATCATGAGTTTTGTAATCCGGTGACTGGGTTTGATTTGGAGAAATTTGAAGGTGTGAGGGTTCTTGTTTTGGGGTGTTATGGAGATCCATTATTTGATCGACATGTTGAACTTGTGAAGATGTTTGAAGAGAAAGGGGTGAAGATTGTGAAACATTTTGGTGAAGGTTTACATGGATGGGAAGTGAATGATCTACGTAAAGCAGAGTTAATTTTTCCTGTTTTGAATGATTTTATGTCTTCATGTGTCATCTGA